Proteins from a genomic interval of Trichoderma breve strain T069 chromosome 2, whole genome shotgun sequence:
- a CDS encoding fungal zn(2)-Cys(6) binuclear cluster domain-containing protein — MQVQGQMPHHRRLAANMAIKARGNSCTECRRRKQKCDQGRPCSNCVRRFPQPTCEYNIKRSNKRPASAGSPGSASKNVKVVLEGGYAHLNLSDIQDAILQVEGVVAASGIADRLSAAPDASSHRSSAGSASDPFRVVVTDETGTLKPKSVFAMLRLILQARLKVTNRIVNDEWSIDGPQLMRALQQAAQPPVMIGGLDDQLRNLPMEPTRLNIELVRIHLQLLSRFKASIDGNPDPESRFMKHWVPLSIKDPLLLQIVLYTAVCFLKETGRVPKMLVWAYKGVVHRMLNEHLSSTRTQTGDAAIMGAAQMVMDSWYWGTTEELRAHMAGLKTMIRMRGGLQDLGMGGFLAKTVLIHDIAIAIAHDIEPDIYGQGEFEFRDDFMVPYQTAFNSPFLSGWPHFVDPGSALKLHRSSAQILDDVRLIIQTVQSLPPSPTAQDLQNVTDAALWALNRLDRMPENIPLYEEEEATGHPADEGDDCMWETTGYEGAGTSPASSSDYDTSSPRSHDAASSNGSPPAPVEESASARLARTKNDAMYRCIRVTASVYYRAIIARVPTTEILGETDFLKLWELVWEVTVPFWKTAVGVFIWVMAAAVPSCHNSPPARFIKTLSVVGWMTIGLENWHVAINAANTALSLQRWLRGGHAQQGGMVYERGPLGGEIVVEKHGFILREASIPEVVANVRCNDDHELIE; from the exons ATGCAGGTGCAGGGGCAGATGCCCCATCATCGCCGGTTAGCCGCAAACATGGCTATCAAGGCTAGGGGCAATTCGTGCACCGAGTGTCGACGTCGCAAGCAAAAG TGCGACCAAGGCCGACCGTGTAGCAACTGCGTCCGTCGATTCCCACAGCCGACGTGCGAATATAACATCAAACGAAGCAACAAGAG GCCTGCCAGTGCCGGATCTCCAGGGAGCGCCTCTAAAAATGTCAAGGTTGTGCTGGAAGGAGGCTACGCCCATCTCAACCTGTCCGACATCCAGGATGCCATTCTCCAGGTCGAGGGAGTCGTCGCCGCCAGCGGCATTGCGGACAGGCTCTCGGCTGCGCCG GATGCCTCTTCGCACAGGTCGTCTGCCGGGTCTGCCTCGGACCCTTTTCGCGTCGTAGTCACAGACGAGACGGGCACGCTCAAACCAAAGTCTGTCTTTGCCATGCTGCGTCTAATTCTGCAGGCTCGCTTAAAGGTCACTAATCGCATCGTCAACGACGAATGGAGCATCGACGGCCCTCAACTTATGCGCGCCTTGCAGCAGGCAGCTCAACCGCCGGTCATGATTGGAGGCTTGGATGATCAACTGCGGAACCTGCCTATGGAGCCAACCAGGTTAAACATTGAGCTCGTCCGGATAC ATCTCCAACTTCTATCTCGCTTCAAGGCTTCCATAGACGGAAACCCTGATCCTGAAAGTCGATTTATGAAACACTGGGTTCCGCTGTCCATCAAGGAccctcttctgcttcagATAGTGCTCTACACGGCGGTATGCTTCCTCAAGGAGACGGGCCGAGTGCCCAAGATGCTTGTCTGGGCCTACAAAGGCGTGGTTCACCGTATGCTCAATGAGCACCTAAGCTCTACCAGGACACAGACCGGCGATGCTGCCATCATGGGAGCCGCCCAGATGGTCATGGATTCCTGGTACTGGGGCACCACTGAAGAACTGCGTGCCCACATGGCGGGCCTCAAGACCATGATTAGAATGAGGGGCGGTCTCCAAGACCTTGGAATGGGTGGTTTTCTAGCCAAAACCGTGCTCAT TCAcgacattgccattgccattgctcATGATATCGAACCTGACATTTACGGCCAGGGTGAATTTGAATTTCGTGATGATTTCATGGTCCCTTATCAAACCGCCTTTAATTCCCCCTTTTTATCTGGCTGGCCACACTTTGTCGACCCGGGATCGGCATTAAAGCTTCATCGAAGCTCTGCCCAGATCCTGGACGATGTAAGACTCATTATACAGACCGTGCAATCCCTGCCCCCATCGCCAACCGCGCAAGACCTGCAGAATGTGACAGACGCCGCGTTGTGGGCGCTTAACAGGCTGGATCGGATGCCGGAAAACATCCCACTCtacgaagaagaggaggcgACGGGTCATCCGGCCGACGAGGGTGATGACTGCATGTGGGAGACTACCGGATACGAGGGGGCGGGCACTTCCCCAGCGAGCAGCTCCGACTACGACACATCCTCGCCTAGGAGCCACGATGCAGCATCCTCCAACGGCTCGCCGCCCGCCCCCGTGGAAGAGAGCGCGAGTGCTCGGCTAGCCAGGACCAAGAATGACGCCATGTATCGCTGTATCCGTGTGACTGCCTCCGTCTACTACCGCGCCATCATTGCTCGGGTCCCCACTACCGAGATTCTGGGAGAGACTGATTTCTTGAAGCTTTGGGAGCTAGTGTGGGAGGTGACTGTGCCGTTTTGGAAGACGGCTGTCGGCGTCTTCATCTGGgtcatggcggcggcggtgccgAGCTGCCACAATTCACCGCCTGCACGGTTCATCAAGACTTTGTCTGTCGTCGGCTGGATGACGATTGGGCTGGAAAACTGGCACGTTGCCATTAACGCGGCGAATACAGCCCTGAGTCTACAGCGCTGGTTGCGGGGAGGACATGCTCAGCAAGGAGGCATGGTGTACGAAAGAGGGCCTCTGGGAGGTGAAATCGTAGTGGAGAAGCACGGGTTTATTCTGCGTGAGGCCAGCATCCCGGAAGTGGTCGCCAACGTACGGTGCAACGACGATCATGAGCTGATTGAATAA
- a CDS encoding patatin-like phospholipase domain-containing protein has translation MMDSYGVRRSDTTKGPPLRILSLDGGGVRGYSMLIIIQELMHRAFVDIEGRAPRRHEIPKPCDHFDLIVGTGTGGLIAIMLGRLRLDLETCKELYVRMTKMVFETDKTIAGIPYRSTLFKASRLEDAIKQGVWEHTVYHKEGNDTETEVVNPLDSRRSSGSPKRHSSNASTVSFSARHTSGHVSTRPPINMKYGNGNARLYDARENRTKTAVTAMYKGSGRGTPPVLLRSYDSRKEPPPEFDCKIWQAGRATCSIGLAFKPVQIGQSIFHDDGAGTFNPSPEALDEAVINEWPGREVGVFVSVGTGKRPRGSDGNQQVWYEGFLGEFAEARRKMISKIEGCEKIHEYMLHEHLAKRGVNVENYYRLNVEVGVGEFGMNEWNRLSDISTGTRRYMQRPDEQQMIHGISTRLAKIHRAKIRWEQRSNPTVPELVKSTSENNFEQPFAVELPGADSLHLQANTLNSPRVSGDHIRPGTGHSRYGRTVSPASEKETVDMSPAPSQYRVAYSDDPIAITSPDEESKYQLPVVPPKQYSRIEPLSIPSKTAPPLPPKTPLSEYGHRPRDSETSIPPYPVDDDEGPPPVNMARKPDYLQY, from the exons ATGATGGACTCGTACGGAGTCCGGAGGTCGGACACCACCAAAGGGCCGCCTCTGCGCATTCTGTCTCTCG ACGGAGGAGGCGTTCGTGGTTACTCcatgctcatcatcatccaggaaCTCATGCACCGCGCATTTGTCGACATCGAAGGCCGCGCGCCTCGCAGACATGAAATCCCGAAGCCCTGCGATCATTTCGACCTGATTGTTGGTACCGGCACGGGCGGGCTGATCGCTATCATGCTAGGCCGGCTGCGTCTGGATTTAGAGACCTGCAAAGAGCTGTACGTTCGCATGACCAAGATGGTGTTCGAAACCGACAAGACCATTGCCGGCATCCCATACCGATCTACGCTGTTCAAGGCCAGCAGGCTGGAAGACGCCATCAAGCAGGGAGTTTGGGAGCACACTGTGTACCACAAGGAGGGCAACGACACCGAGACAGAAGTGGTCAACCCGCTTGATTCCCGCCGCTCGTCGGGATCTCCAAAGCGACATTCCAGCAACGCCAGCACCGTCAGCTTCAGTGCACGCCATACTTCCGGCCATGTCTCCACGCGGCCCCCCATCAATATGAAGTACGGAAATGGGAATGCAAGATTATACGACGCGAGAGAGAATAGGACCAAGAC TGCCGTGACTGCAATGTACAAAGGATCCGGACGAGGAACACCCCCCGTACTGTTACGGTCCTACGATTCTCGCAAAGAGCCACCGCCGGAATTCGACTGCAAGATCTGGCAGGCCGGACGGGCAACTTGCTCTATTGGCCTCGCTTTTAAGCCCGTCCAGATTGGTCAGTCAATTTTCCACGACGATGGAGCTGGCACATTCAACCCCTCCCCCGAGGCTCTGGACGAGGCTGTCATCAACGAGTGGCCAGGACGAGAAGTCGGAGTGTTTGTCAGCGTCGGCACCGGAAAACGCCCTCGTGGAAGCGATGGAAACCAGCAAGTGTGGTATGAGGGCTTCCTGGGCGAGTTTGCTGAGGCGCGGAGAAAAATGATTTCCAAAATCGAAGGCTGCGAGAAGATCCACGAGTACATGCTCCACGAGCACCTGGCGAAGCGCGGAGTCAATGTCGAAAACTACTACCGCCTCAATGTCGAGGTGGGAGTCGGCGAGTTCGGAATGAACGAATGGAACCGGTTGAGCGATATCAGCACTGGCACTCGGCGATACATGCAACGCCCAGACGAGCAGCAGATGATCCACGGCATCTCGACCAGGCTGGCCAAGATTCACAGAGCAAAGATACGGTGGGAACAACGAAGCAATCCTACTGTGCCCGAGTTGGTCAAGTCGACATCGGAGAACAATTTTGAGCAGCCTTTTGCTGTAGAGCTGCCCG GGGCGGACAGCCTACACCTGCAGGCAAATACTCTGAATTCCCCCAGAGTCTCTGGCGACCATATCCGGCCAGGCACCGGACATTCACGTTACGGCAGAACCGTCAGTCCCGCATCTGAAAAGGAGACTGTGGACATGTCGCCGGCCCCGAGCCAGTACAGGGTCGCCTATTCCGACGATCCGATTGCCATTACGAGCCCCGACGAAGAGTCCAAGTATCAGCTGCCCGTGGTGCCTCCCAAACAGTACTCTCGAATCGAACCGCTGTCGATACCCTCCAAAACAGCGCCGCCTCTGCCACCAAAGACTCCCTTGTCCGAATACGGCCATCGACCGCGAGATTCGGAGACGTCGATTCCACCTTACCCcgttgatgacgacgaaggcCCGCCTCCGGTCAACATGGCACGGAAGCCGGACTATCTACAGTATTAG